Genomic window (Campylobacter sp. RM16704):
ATGAGCTTTTTGCTCCAATTTTAACTGTAATGAAAGCAAAAGATTTAAAAGAAGCTATTGATATAGTAAATTCCACAGGTTATGGTCTGACAGCTGGATTTGAAAGTTTAGATGAGAGAGAATGGGAATATTTTCACACTCACATAGAAGCAGGAAATATCTACATAAATAAACCAACAACTGGTGCTATAGTTCTTAGACAACCTTTTGGTGGTATTAAAAAATCTGCAATCGGTTTTGGTAGAAAGGTGGGAATTTATAATTATATCACCCAATTTATGGATATAGAACAAAGTCAAGCTGATCAAAATCTTTTAGATAATGAATTAGTGTCAAATTTGAATGCTTTAAGCCTTGATTTAAATGAAAAAGATAAAGCAGATTTTGAAGTTATTAAAGCTATGGCTAGAAGTTATGCTTATCATGCAAAGCATGAATTTGCGAGTGCGAAAGATTATGTCAATATTAGAGGTGAGGATAATCTTTTCTCTTATACAAAGGTTAAAAATATTGCTTATAGAGTGCATAAAGATGATAGCTTAAAAGATATTTTAGGGGTTATTTTGGCAGCTAGCGTACTAAATATTGATCTTATTTTAAGTTATGATGAGCATGAAAAAATGGATTTAGTGCAAAAGATTAATCAAAAAATTAGCTCAAAAACTTTATTCCTTAAAGAAAATGAAGAAAATTTCCTTAGAAAAATAGCTGATTATGAAAGAATTCGTTATTTTGCTCCATTAAATGTAAACGATGAAGTTTTCAAAAAAGCAGCAAGTTGTGCAAAAATCATTGCTAATACTAAACCTTTAATGAATGGTCGCTTTGAATTACTTTTATATCATAATGAAAAAGCTTTGAGTATATCTTTCCATCGTTATGGAAATTTAGGTATTCGTGCTTTAAAATGAAAGGAGAATAAATGGAAGTAGTTCAAATTAATACACAAATTGCGATAATGTTTGTCGCATATTCAGCTTTAATGCTTTTTATAGGTTTTTATTTTTATAAGCAAAACAAAGACTCAGAAGATTATTTTTTAGGTGGTCGTTCTATGGGTCCAGTAGTTTCTGCACTCAGTGCAGGAGCTTCTGATATGAGTGGTTGGCTTTTAATGGGCTTACCGGGAGCTTTGTATGTAAGTGGTTTGGCTGAAAGTTATATTGCAATAGGTCTTAGCATAGGTGCGTTTTTAAACTGGACTTTTGTAGCAAAAAGACTTAGAATTTACACTAGTGTGATTGCAGATTCTATTACAATTCCAGATTATTTTGAAACAAGATTTGATGATGATAAGCATATTTTAAGAGTAGTTTGTGCTATTGTTATCTTGATATTTTTTACTTTTTATGTTTCTTCTGGACTTGTAGGTGGGGCAAAGCTTTTTGAAGCAACTTTTGGAATTCAATATGACTATGCACTTACTACAGGAACTGTGATTATAGTTGCATATACATTTTTAGGTGGATATAAGGCTGTTTGTTGGACGGACTTGATTCAAGGTTTATTGATGATGAGTGCTTTGATTATCGTGCCTATAGTAATGATTTATCATTTGGGTGGTTTCGATGAGGCTATGAATATAGTTAAAGAAATTAAACCAAATACTTTTTCTATGGGAGAAGGATTAAGTTTTTTGGGCATAGTTTCAGCACTTTCATGGGGACTTGGGTATTTTGGACAGCCACATATTTTGGTGCGTTTTATGTCTATAAGATCAACTAAAGACATTCCAACTGCTACTTTTGTAGGAATTTCTTGGATGATTATATCTTTAATTGGTGCTTGTTTTATAGGTATTTTAGGTATAGCTTATGTAAGTAAATTTGAACTTAGTTTACAAGATCCTGAAAAGATTTTTATCGTAATGTCTCAACTTCTTTTTAATCCTTGGATAGCAGGTATTTTATTAAGTGCGATTTTGGCTGCTATTATG
Coding sequences:
- the putP gene encoding sodium/proline symporter PutP codes for the protein MEVVQINTQIAIMFVAYSALMLFIGFYFYKQNKDSEDYFLGGRSMGPVVSALSAGASDMSGWLLMGLPGALYVSGLAESYIAIGLSIGAFLNWTFVAKRLRIYTSVIADSITIPDYFETRFDDDKHILRVVCAIVILIFFTFYVSSGLVGGAKLFEATFGIQYDYALTTGTVIIVAYTFLGGYKAVCWTDLIQGLLMMSALIIVPIVMIYHLGGFDEAMNIVKEIKPNTFSMGEGLSFLGIVSALSWGLGYFGQPHILVRFMSIRSTKDIPTATFVGISWMIISLIGACFIGILGIAYVSKFELSLQDPEKIFIVMSQLLFNPWIAGILLSAILAAIMSTASSQLLVSSSTIAEDFYKRIFNKEASNKMVMTLGRFGVLAVAVIAFIISTDKNSSVLSIVAYAWAGFGASFGSVMLFSLFWSKMTRYAAIAGMITGAVVVVAYKNFLAEWLNFPIYEIIPGFLAASIVIILVSLVTKVRPGTKAAYETMLKHL